The Vibrio toranzoniae sequence GTCACGGTTATCACCCATCACAAAGTACTGGCCTTCTGGAACGACCCACTCGTTAACACCATTACGGGGCTGATATGCTTGCACACGATCACGGCGTAATGGGTTAACTAAAATTTGGTGCTCTACGTCTCCAAGCTGTTCATTCAGCTGAATAAGAGGCACACCATCTTGAACAAATTGGCTTTCTTCAACGTGACTTAGTTTCACTGGATCACAGCTACTTGTACCCTTCGCTTGAATGCAAATCTCTTTTCGACTGCTGTAACGAATGGTGTCACCTGGCATACCAACAACACGCTTGATGTAGTCGATATTAGGCTGTGGTGGGTACTTAAATACGATTGAATCACCACGTTCTGGTTTGCCCGTTTCAACCAGTTGAGTACGCCATACCGGGTCTTTTAGACCGTACGCATACTTCTCTACCAAGATAAAATCACCCACCAAAAGGGTTGGCATCATCGAGCCAGACGGGATCTGAAACGGTTCATAAATAAATGAACGCAGAATCAAAACAAATGCAATGACCGGGAAAATGGAAACACTGTTCTCAACCCACCAAGGCTGAGCCGTAACTTTTGCGCTCGTTTCAGCGTCTAGACCTGTCGATTGTGCTTCAACGTCAGCCAGTTTCTGCTGGCGCTTCTTTGCCCACAACCACTTTTCCAACGCCCATACAATGCCAGTCACTAGAGTTACGATCACTAAGATAAGTGAAAATGTATTAGCCATTGATATCCCTTAAATTTCATTTCTTTAAAAATAACGAAAGTGAAAGAATAGCGAGCTACTCTTTCACTTTCAATTATTCGTTTAATGCTGGATAAAGTTAGTCTTTACCAACATGAAGAATCGCTAAGAATGCTTCTTGAGGCAGTTCAACGTTACCGATCTGCTTCATACGCTTCTTACCTTCTTTTTGTTTCTTAAGAAGTTTCTTCTTACGACTGATATCACCACCGTAACATTTTGCGATTACGTTCTTACGCAGTTGTTTCACTGTAGAACGAGCAATGATGTGGTTACCAATCGCAGCTTGAATCGCAATATCGAACATCTGACGAGGGATGAATTCTTTCATCTTCTCTACCAGTAGACGACCACGAGACTGAGCAATGTCTTTGTGCGTGATGATAGCCAGTGCATCAACCGTTTCACCATTCAACAATACGTCTACACGTACCATGTTTGATGGCTCGTAGCGTTGGAAGTTGTAATCCAATGATGCGTAACCGCGAGACGTTGACTTCAGACGGTCGAAGAAGTCTAGAACCACTTCTGCCATAGGAAGATCGTACGTCACAGCAACTTGGTTACCGTGGTAAACCATGTCTACTTGTACGCCACGCTTCTCAACACACAGTGTGATTACGTTACCTAGGTAATCCGAAGGTACCAGAATATTACAGCGTGCAATTGGTTCACGAATTTCTTCAAGGTCATT is a genomic window containing:
- the lepB gene encoding signal peptidase I; its protein translation is MANTFSLILVIVTLVTGIVWALEKWLWAKKRQQKLADVEAQSTGLDAETSAKVTAQPWWVENSVSIFPVIAFVLILRSFIYEPFQIPSGSMMPTLLVGDFILVEKYAYGLKDPVWRTQLVETGKPERGDSIVFKYPPQPNIDYIKRVVGMPGDTIRYSSRKEICIQAKGTSSCDPVKLSHVEESQFVQDGVPLIQLNEQLGDVEHQILVNPLRRDRVQAYQPRNGVNEWVVPEGQYFVMGDNRDNSADSRYWGFVPEANLVGKAVAIWISFEFERGSDSVLPTWIPTGVRFNRIGGIH